The DNA sequence TCTCCATGTTGTCACTGGTGCTACAGCAATAGCCATTTTGAAGGCATCACCACCTGTAAACATACACAGTGAAGACATGTAGCCACCAAAGCTCCATCCCCAGATACCGATTCTGCCACCATCTACGTAATTCAGCGTCTTCAGGTATTTAGCTGTCTCAATTTGGTCAATTGACTCCAGTTTACCTAGTTGCGCATATGTTTGGTGCTTGAACTTGCGACCTCTGTTACCAGTACCTCTACCATCTACAACAACTACAATGTAGCCTTCCTGTGTCAGCATTTGGTGCCATGCATAGTTGCCACCACCCCAGCTGTTCGCTACTTGGTTTGAGCCAGGTCCACTGTATTGGAACATCAGTACAGGATACTGCTTGTTTTCATCAAAATCAGCAGGCTTCAACATGTAACCGAACAGCTCTACATCTTGATTAGTCTTGAATGTAAAGTGCTCTTTCTCTACAAAACCATAGTTGTTTACTTTCTCGGCGTATTCACCGTTTTCCTGAAGCTTTTTGATCAGCTTGTTGCCGTTAGTTTGGTAAAGGGCAACAGTAGGGACATGTGCAGAGCTGCTGAAGTTTTCAATGTAGTACTTGAAGTCATTACTCATATTGACACCCGTAGTACCTTTCTCGTGGCTCAGTTTCGTCTTGTTTTTGCCATCAACTCTTACTGAGTAGAAATCTTTGTCAAGAGGAGAAACTTCAGTAGAGATGTAGTAAAGAACAGGCTTTTTAGAAGACTCATCGATACCTACCAATTCTGTAACTTCCCAGTTACCTTTTGTGATTTGTCTTACCAATGAGCCATCCATTTTGTAAAGATAGATATGCTTGAAGCCATCTTTTTCTGAAGTATAGATAAACTCTTTACCGTTTTCTAGGTAAGTAAGGTCGTCACAATAATCGATATCAACATATGTTTGGCTCTCCTCTGTTAGCACTACATTGCTTTCTCCTGTAGTAGCATTGGCATGCAGGATCTCCAACTTGTTTTGCAGGCGGTTCAGTCTGATAACAGAGAGCAGGTTTGAGTCTTGAGTCCATTGTACACGAGGGATATAAATATCTCTGTTTTGACCAATGTTCACTGGCTGTACTTTAGCACCTGCTACATCATAAATAGAAATCTTGATTTCAGAATTGTCTTCACCAGCTTTAGGGTACTTGAAGCGGTAATCAAGCGGATATGGATCTGCACCATTCCACATTTGCATGTTGTATTCTTTTACATGCGCTTCATTGAAAGTGTAGAAGGCAATTTTTTTGCTGTCAGGTGACCAGAAGAAAGCTTTAGCCATTGAAAATTCTTCTTCGTAAACCCAGTCAGCACTACCATTGATAATGTGGTTGAACTGACCATCAGTAGTTACCTGAGTTTCGCTCATCGAAGCTAAGTCAACTACGAAAAGGTTGTTGTTACGTGCAAATGCCACTTTTGTGCCGTCAGGAGAGAAAGTAGCGTAAGACTGCTTACCGTTTTCTGACAGTTTCTTCAGAGACTTGTTTGCAAGGTCATAAACGTAGTAGTCTGCCTTGAATGATCTTCTGTAGATAGACTGCTTCTGCGTCATCAAAAGGATCTTTTGCTCATCCGCAGAGAAACTGTAATCTTCAATTTTGATGACAGGCTGGAGTGTATTGCCACTTAGGATAGTGCTAACAGCTTCTCCATTTGTTACATCATACTTAACGATGTTGTTCTCTGTAAGTGATGAATAGAACTGACCGTCTTTCATCCATCTGATACCAT is a window from the Limibacter armeniacum genome containing:
- a CDS encoding S9 family peptidase, which codes for MKKPLFLILMLCGMMTQLYAQPSAEKITLEDIWKDYKFYPKSVHGIRWMKDGQFYSSLTENNIVKYDVTNGEAVSTILSGNTLQPVIKIEDYSFSADEQKILLMTQKQSIYRRSFKADYYVYDLANKSLKKLSENGKQSYATFSPDGTKVAFARNNNLFVVDLASMSETQVTTDGQFNHIINGSADWVYEEEFSMAKAFFWSPDSKKIAFYTFNEAHVKEYNMQMWNGADPYPLDYRFKYPKAGEDNSEIKISIYDVAGAKVQPVNIGQNRDIYIPRVQWTQDSNLLSVIRLNRLQNKLEILHANATTGESNVVLTEESQTYVDIDYCDDLTYLENGKEFIYTSEKDGFKHIYLYKMDGSLVRQITKGNWEVTELVGIDESSKKPVLYYISTEVSPLDKDFYSVRVDGKNKTKLSHEKGTTGVNMSNDFKYYIENFSSSAHVPTVALYQTNGNKLIKKLQENGEYAEKVNNYGFVEKEHFTFKTNQDVELFGYMLKPADFDENKQYPVLMFQYSGPGSNQVANSWGGGNYAWHQMLTQEGYIVVVVDGRGTGNRGRKFKHQTYAQLGKLESIDQIETAKYLKTLNYVDGGRIGIWGWSFGGYMSSLCMFTGGDAFKMAIAVAPVTTWRFYDSIYTERYLKRPQDNPAGYDDNSPISHVEGLNGKFLLIHGTGDDNVHVQNAIELQDALIKAGKQFDVFYYPNRNHGIYGGNTRLHLFTMMTDYIKANL